The genomic DNA TCTCTCAGTCACTGTGACCCAGACCTCCTCAGCTGGTGACGTCACAAGGCGATAAACAGGTTTCACTTCCTGTCCTTCAACAAGATGGAACTTAAAGCGTCTTATGAGAACAGACAAGAACACCAGTCCCTCCGCGATCGAGAACCGCCATCCGGGACACTTGCGTTTTCCAGCGAATCCAAACGGCTGTAAGCAAGGCTTGGAAGCTGTTTGATGTTCTCTGAACTGAAGCGATCTGGATCAAACCTGATACAGGAGAATTGAATGAAGTGAGGAGCTCATTTCAAACGAGTGTTCGAAAATCCGACACCAAATAAACCATAAAGCGCGAGAAAAAGCGTGTAAACAAGTCTTgtttggtttaagttttgatcCCCGCTCAGAAAGCCAGTTTAACTAAGCACGTGAGAACTCTAATTCATTGTCTGCTATAACTGTTACCTTTTCGGCTCTGGCCACAAATTCTGGTCTTGTAATACAACTCCAAACGGAAGAAGAATGGGGGTCTATAAAATAAGAACTCCTCATAAGTTTGATTCCAGGAAAGACTTCTTAACGCTAGACCGTAAATTGCCAAGGATGTACCTCTTTTGGAATAACAAATTCTCCGACTTGGAGGTCATACTCGTGGACTCTGGCTCCCCATGGAGCGAGTACTGAAGCACGAAGTGTCTCATCTATTACTTGACGAGTGTACCTGAAGTAAAGTGTGGACAAGACAACAAGTGATTTAAGACCAGCACACACGAGGGAGAAGTCAGGCACGCGACAATAAGTCTGGTCTGGTCTCTCACGCGTGTGTTCCTCATTTCTCGCAAACACAggaattattttaaaaccctttcacccctaagagtcactagcatctaatttctccctaaaatatcacccctgattcaCATACTAAGGTCATATGAAtagaaaagctcttgattgttaaacaaattctccatgtcagcaccttaggaatgtATGGAAAAGAATGTGAGGAATAGGCATAGCGATTTAGGTGTAAAGGGCTaggaaaagcaagagaaatgaggaataaaaaaaatgtctaaTACTCATCTCTTACTTAGAGCCATCTGTAAGTTATTTTACATTAACATAaaagaaacgtttttatttacGTCAGTTCTGTCACTACTTGAGGTTTGATGTCCTCCTGTCCCAGAACTTCTTCCAGTTCagcaaaaactttttcttggatCTCTGGATGTTTGGTCAGGAAGTACAAACACCAAATCATCActgttggagaaaaaaaatttatactcAAATCTAACCCTTTCTAAGGCTGGTGTATCAATTCCTTAATTGGGATCATTTCCAGCGTtcaatttgtttacaatttttttttcacttctttgctTCACACAGAGATTTGCTCTCATTGGAAAATGCACCTATCTAGTGGCCTCTAAAATCAATTGTTCACAACCCAGTTTCCAGTGGTCTACCTTTGCCAATAAGACTTCTCACTGCCATCTGTTTAGCCAGTGAGTAGTCTTCAGTTTAAGCTTTCTCCGACACGGTCTTCAATTAAACCACTGACAGCCGCTCatggaaaaagttatggaaACCCCTGATTGTTCAGCATCTTGTTTTAAGTTCACACTCTGCTAAGAGCCACCTCAAAGTGAATGTGTAATAAGTGACCATCTATTATAATGAGTAGGGTCGCAACAGTGTGGAATCAAAACATGACAGACTGTCATTCGGACACAAAGATGATATCTGGATGTCATATGATATGGGATATTTTATTTTGAGTATTCTTTGGTACGACtctgaacaaacaaatatttctttcgtCTGTAAACAACCATAAATCACCTCTCATCttggattaaattttaaatgaacaCTTATCATAGTGGATGTAAGGTTaaaaaattggggaatatcacttagGTGATATCCTGGGATATCCCCCTGTTTTAAACTGAGGAATATTCAGTCACATGACGTGTTGAGACCAAACATGCACAAGCGCAATTGAGGGATCATAAACAATATGAAACTCACTGTTTCCTGTAGTATGGAATCCTCCGATaagaaaagttataaatggTCACAAATCTATAAAGGAGAGAAGAACATACCTATGAAAACCATCATTAATTTTAGTTGAAGTTTCTGAAAAATTCACCATTAAGTACTCTCCAAGTTAGGATGAGACATAAGGATAAAATTATAATCACATCAACCAGTAAAGCTTGTTTCTTATTCACCATCTTTCATTCGAAAGATGCAAGTATTTACATTTtcacccctgagagtgactagcatctaagtACTCTTACCAGACCACCCTTGGGTCAAATCTAAGGTCATAGAATAAAGGactgaaatgatcaccaactaaagaatctctgaatcaaacattaagttcatGAATTTAATGGAAATAGTGAGAAGCTTGTTAGTTTTGAAGCAAATCCTGCCTGCAGTATTGTGGACAATTTCTACGGAACAGTTGTGATAGAAGCCACACAAGAAGCAAAAAATAATTGTGATATTAAACAAATAAGTACACCACATCCACGTGATGAGATTGCTATgactaatttattatttatatatttgcCATATCCTAAAACAGGCTGACAGTTCAGCTTACAGCTGGTTTAAATAGGGGCCTTTCTAATCAATCTAAAGGTTTCAGTTAGACCCAACATTCACTGGGAGCTGTTTAACGTCCCAAGCTAAATAGTACATGGGGGGAAGATGTGAGTGACAGGGCCTACAGTAATTGTCCTTATCAGAGAGCACGAGAATGTCATAGCCAAGGCAGCTGATTCTCGACAGTTATTTAAAGACCCTAAGTGTTGGTCTGGTCTGGGGCTTGAACCCCAAAACTCCAATCACAAGGTAACCTGGGGCTCTACACCCTGAGCCATACCCTAACAGACAAAAACAGCTCAAAAGGCACActtctgtctgtaatcatacccGTGATTAACAAATGACTTTTGTCGGCTGGTGGTGGCTGTCAAGTTacaaaaatcagcaaaaaggcAAGTACAGATTCAAAAGGACTACACGGTTGTGTGAAAATAGTGGGTATTTGAATATTGGGTATTTAGATAGCAGAAAAATATTCTACCGTCGATCTTTTTCGTAactgtaaattttaaaaaatcgtaTGCAGATGTTCGAGAAACTTCACAACTTTTCCCAAGATGGCAGTGACGAACAAACAATTTAATGAGAAATGAAATCCTACTAACGATCAAGTCCGGTTGACAAACCCCTTTGAGAGCGCCGCACAATTAGCAAGCCAATGAAAACATCGTGAAAGGTACTTGAGGCCATTACAGGTCGACAGGGTCAACGAAAAAGTGCCAATTCCGATCGAGGACGAGATGGTGTTGTTTCTTAGATGCAATATCAAAACAGgaacaggaaaaaaagtaaCGTCAAGAGGATATTTcgtaagaaggaaaaaaaaaaaaaaccgcattCAATTAACATTTTGCCACAAATATTGACggaattttgtggtttattCATGTTAGAGTGCTAGTTTAACACGAAAGACTTCATCCGTTCCATTTAGTCAAGTTCAACGAGCAGTACATTTTGTATTTACATGGGATGTTTTTTCACAAATCAGCATATTTTGCCTTACAGCCACGTGATTGTATTTCAATCGAAATGCAACAGCAAAGTACAGGCAACCAGGCTTATTTATATTAAAATGCAGCCTTCCTTTAGGTTTCAagttaaaataacaaattttatgCTTAATGCGTGTCCTTTTATATGTGTGCTCCTCTGAGGCCATTTTGGCAAGTTTAGTggaaacattttcaaggaaGGGTGAAGTTTCAAAGTTCAATGCCTGCGCTCTCTATGTGTCCTTCGCGGAAGGCAGGCCTTTTTGAATTGATGGTAAGAGTTACAGGTGCTCTGACAATCTTTGCGAAAACATAACAGAAATGTAGAATTGCATCCCCAGCTTgtgataagttatttattttagcTGAATGTGGGGGCAAGTTAGGCCACAAAAAAATGCGACATATTAGTGGAATGAGGTGGAAGATTTTATAAAAATATCCCTCTGGAGAAGTAAGCTAGATCGGCGTTTGTAATGTTCATCATCGTAATCCCATTCATCCACTTCATCATTTTCTAGATCGTCAGCATAGTAGAACCCTAGTTATAACTCAGTCCATTATAAGGCTCATGGTAAAAGGGCTCTTCGGTGTGCCGATTCGGGGCTCCTGCTTGGCGTGGCATTCTATCAGTAATGTCCCGAGGGAGCAACGCCGTCATTGTCCCAGAACAGCAACACGTGTTCTGATTTCGCGCCGAAGGCAGCGTCTATAAGCGGGGACTGTGGACCAGAGAATAACGCACATTGTTGTTAGGAGCGGTGTTTGCGGTACCTGGGTACCAGTTGACGCTGGGTCCGTATCTCTTGGGGGCCACTGTTCTGAAAGTGTCCCATCATTTCCGCAGCGATAACATACTGGTCTCCCAGCTCGGATCTTTCTCGGGTACCCCGCAGTACCTTGTCTGCGGGCGCTGGACCATTTATGCGTGCCGTCAAATCGTCGATCTAGGTTTTTTACTTTGGGTCTTGTAATGGACCCTAATACGCTGCATATAAGTCGTAAGCGCGGTCCAGTTTTCGTTCATAGTTCCCTTGGGGCTCTGAACACGCAGCAACCTTGTGTGTGGTTATAGGTGTCAGGCTGGTCCCGGTCTTGGGTCAATTTATCGACGGTATTACGAGCAATATTAGATGGTACTTGAGCTGGTACCTGATGGATACGGTTAAGCGCCTCGATCAATCGCTCGATCTGGTCACCCTCTTTAGTGGCATTCTCACGTTGAGATATCGAATTAACGGTCCTAGCCACTTCCTCTGCTTGTAAAAGTGTTTCTGGCATTCGCTCGAGCACTTTAATTTCAGTGGTTGGGTTAGACCCTCAGTGAAATACGTGACTTTGTCTACCCTCGGCCATGTTTAGCCCGCTAAATAGTTCGTGCATGTCATTGATATAATCTGACAATAATTCGTGGGGGCCTTGACGGCGAGCAACTAGCCTCCGTCGCTTAACCCAAGCACGGTCCTTAGTCGAATAACGTTTCACCAGGGCCTGTTTTAAGAGCATAAAACTTCCTCGCTCCTCAGGCGGTAATTCAAACATAAAGGTTTCTGCTGGCCCAGCGAGGTTATTAATGAGCTGTGTTCTGGCGGCTGGAACATCCAGTGGAATTCCCTTAGACTCCAAAACCAACTCTAGTTTCTCAAACCAGCGGTTTATGTCCTCGTTTTCATATCCGTGATATTTATTAATGTGAACATCATTACTCAAATAATTCTGCGTGAGTCCTGAAGGGCACGGATGTATTCTCCCTCCATGGTAGTTGAAATTGAGCTATCAGCACTGCTAAAGGTAATCGAACTGGTATCAGCGTCAGTAAGGTTTACGAGTAAGGGACTCAAATCAGCGTTGGGAGAGTCCTCACACAGTACTCCTCCCTCGTAACTACCACGCTGGAAATGTTCGTAAATGTCGCCAGGTGGAGTAATAATTGGCAACTGTTGTCCACCAGAAGATGTACTGTTATTCACTACGAAAGTTGTACCAGGTGGCGTGAATGACGTATGATCAACGAGGTGTAATGTACTCTCTGGTACCTGTTTGTCCCACCTGTCGCAAGGGCGGTATCTGTAAAACTTTCCTCTTCCTGGAAAATGTCTATTTCTTCTGTTAAAGTGTTTATTTCCTCAGTATCCTGAGTATTACCAAGGCACGGTGGCGCCAAACTGTCAGAACTGTATTCGCTAGTAGAAACTTCGCTGATATCTACAAGTTCCAAGTTGGTCTTGTTAAACTTGTCAGAGTCTCTTTGATGGTTTTCTAATGGCTCAGAATCAGTGTCTTTTTCGGCGGTCGGTCCCTGCCTTACTTCCGTGGCTATGTCACTTTCGTCGAATGGTAAATCGGTCTCAACACAGGCGTCCACTCTCGTAGGTGGCGTGTTTTCCCCACgtaattttcctttacttctCAAATATAtgggtttgttttctttctgaaaaacCTCGACTGAAATGGGTAACGGTCTCTCTCTTTCTTGCTTCGTTTTtgttgtgtgatttttttttctttctgttttgctATGTAATTCCACTTACTTGGGCGTCTTCTTTCTTGTTCGCTCCAAGGGGTCAAACCAACTCTTCGTGAAGCACTTCTCTCTCTGATAGTCTTTCCGTAATTGCCGCTCTCCTCTACCAGtgtgaaaacagggttttgccttcacaaatgaacggacggacggggacaactcttaaaaactcttctgggtaaaggctttccttgggggcactcgctggctgcgggaaggtaaccggaatctattacggttgctgactatccttgagagaatgactaacgacaacagggttggctccaacgtagatttattctgcaagctctactacaattttgaccagaacggacctggccagggctggttcAACCCCGTTCTCTTCCTAACTTTCCTCACCTTCTTTCTCTTCTTAACCTAACCGCTAAGCTTTTcagaacagtcctatttaagcctaacgtacatggataacgtaatgtcatgaataatctaaaggatcatgtaatctactaaactattggctaagtaggaatttcgccttttgcaacattaattacttttaaagagttccggtggataacagttacacaaaaggacatgacagtTGGCTGTTACGGTTTAACACTAACAACAACTGTTACGGGTGActgaaggagaactggtagTGTTTACACTTGCTGAACTAAGCTTTCTACGTTGAATATTATATTTTGAAGcgtaagcatgaaagaactcgataactaaaaatcctatcgttacacaACGCAACGCAATTGAAGACGAACAGGTTGATAgtgcaattaaaatttaactgaaaaaaagaaacgatgGTATTCATTGACAACTAAAAGAAGTGCTTTAAGTTTATTATTCGTTACAATTGTTTTCTTATATATTTCGCCACGCAGGACAGTTTCTCTGTAGATGATCTTTGGGTTGTGTACAGTGTGTGTGCGGGTCACAGGAACCTACCGCACGCCCTGTCTTGCCTGTTAGGGCAATCGATCACAACTGGCAGCCCTGTGGTTTCATTCTCTCATTTTGAAAGTCATGATCATTCTACGCCAGAGGCAAATAATTCAGtgaaaaatagaggaaaattCCTATTATCAAAAGTGAGACTGAAATGGAATGCCCTTTTGTGTATAAACTTTGcatcaaaatttggaaaacgGGAGCTGACCAAGTAATTTTCCAACATAGTGATATtaaagtacatttattttggttttccaGCTTGTCCTAAAGGtgtaataaagaaataaaccaggaaataatttttccacTTCTTACCTCGTCGGTGGTATGTGATGTTTCTTGGTAACCAAGTAGATTGTACTTTCTGGTACCGTCTTGTCAATACACCGCCTTATATAGCGGGTGGATTATGTAAAAATTAGTAGTACCAAACTGTATGGCGC from Pocillopora verrucosa isolate sample1 chromosome 10, ASM3666991v2, whole genome shotgun sequence includes the following:
- the LOC136283973 gene encoding cytochrome P450 20A1-like; its protein translation is MMIWCLYFLTKHPEIQEKVFAELEEVLGQEDIKPQVVTELTYTRQVIDETLRASVLAPWGARVHEYDLQVGEFVIPKETPILLPFGVVLQDQNLWPEPKRFDPDRFSSENIKQLPSLAYSRLDSLENASVPDGGSRSRRDWCSCLFS